Proteins from a single region of Dysosmobacter acutus:
- a CDS encoding HTH-like domain-containing protein — MSFAGLFFIAVLANLAIDILANYAYSIVGERGGKMLIKPASALIEDYDGFSQLAHAVNEPVFLTKEGEGDLVLMSIQYYEAHFVNAGRPAVPAAAAGTGRPGKGDSVMTEGLLGLVLKELYQRAPRGLQVAGIHVFAIHYAEAIESGRLNKKEILRVAGLPESYQTELSKGVNLARYVCVKEDMARQIHQIQSSLEPIG; from the coding sequence TTGTCCTTTGCCGGCTTGTTTTTTATAGCTGTTTTAGCTAACTTAGCTATTGACATTTTAGCAAATTATGCTTATTCTATTGTTGGAGAAAGGGGTGGGAAAATGCTCATCAAGCCCGCGTCAGCCCTGATAGAGGATTACGATGGGTTTTCCCAGCTTGCCCACGCAGTGAATGAGCCGGTTTTTTTAACTAAAGAAGGAGAGGGAGACCTTGTCCTTATGAGCATTCAGTATTATGAAGCGCATTTTGTGAACGCGGGGCGCCCGGCTGTGCCGGCCGCTGCGGCCGGCACAGGGAGGCCGGGGAAGGGAGATTCGGTTATGACGGAAGGCCTGTTGGGATTGGTATTGAAGGAGCTGTATCAGCGGGCCCCCCGGGGCCTGCAGGTGGCGGGCATCCATGTGTTTGCCATCCATTATGCCGAGGCGATCGAATCCGGGCGATTGAACAAGAAGGAGATTCTACGGGTTGCCGGCCTGCCGGAATCCTACCAGACCGAGCTTTCCAAGGGAGTCAACCTGGCGCGGTACGTCTGCGTGAAGGAGGACATGGCCCGGCAAATTCACCAAATTCAGAGCTCTCTTGAGCCAATTGGATAA
- a CDS encoding Mur ligase family protein — MRKFLAILVCKLGRAVGKLVGKGSSMPGKVALKLCPDILSRIRLPKYIIAVTGSNGKTSTVEMIASILRADGRSVVYNEEGSNQIEGVTTMVLTHSTFGGTVNADVLLIESDERYAAHSFRFFHPTHFVITNLYRDQLTRNGHPEWVYHAIEPAIHPETTLVLNADDPLVSCFALHHEKVKWFGLDHVASDTEEPVGMYRDGAFCPVCKRPMEYDYYHYNHIGRYHCPSCGHHRHETDFTATALDLSCGLLTIDGQAEVQLAFRSIYNVYNILAAYSVCSLVGVGQETAVQVINNYILKNGRMVRFTLGGHHGMLLTSKHENSVAYDTNLSYIRSTDAPCTVVIIVDAVSRKYFTSETSWLWDINFDLLNCGHVERVVLAGRYVNDLAERFLYTEVPQDKIQLYPDIHAASDCLKASGSEDVYVVTCFSDREKILSTVEKEAE, encoded by the coding sequence ATGCGTAAATTTCTGGCCATTCTTGTGTGCAAATTGGGCCGGGCTGTGGGCAAGTTAGTCGGGAAGGGCAGCTCCATGCCAGGCAAGGTGGCCTTAAAGCTCTGCCCGGATATTTTGAGCCGGATACGGCTGCCCAAGTATATCATCGCGGTGACGGGCAGCAACGGCAAGACCTCCACCGTGGAGATGATCGCCTCCATCCTCCGCGCCGACGGACGGTCGGTGGTCTACAACGAGGAGGGCTCCAACCAGATCGAGGGCGTAACCACCATGGTGCTGACCCACTCCACCTTCGGCGGGACGGTAAACGCCGATGTGCTGCTCATCGAATCCGACGAGCGCTATGCCGCCCACAGCTTTCGCTTTTTCCACCCCACCCACTTTGTCATCACCAACCTTTACCGGGACCAGCTGACCCGCAACGGCCACCCCGAGTGGGTCTATCACGCCATTGAGCCGGCCATCCATCCGGAAACCACCCTGGTGCTCAACGCCGACGACCCCCTGGTCTCCTGCTTTGCCTTGCACCATGAAAAGGTCAAATGGTTTGGGCTGGACCACGTGGCCTCCGACACGGAGGAGCCGGTGGGTATGTACCGGGATGGCGCCTTCTGCCCGGTGTGCAAGCGCCCCATGGAATACGACTACTACCACTATAACCACATCGGCCGCTACCACTGTCCCTCCTGCGGCCACCACCGCCACGAAACGGACTTCACCGCCACCGCCCTGGACCTCTCTTGCGGCCTTTTGACCATAGACGGCCAGGCGGAGGTGCAGCTGGCCTTCCGCAGCATTTACAATGTGTACAACATCCTGGCCGCCTACTCCGTCTGCTCTCTGGTGGGCGTGGGGCAGGAGACGGCGGTGCAGGTCATCAACAACTATATTCTGAAAAACGGCCGCATGGTCCGCTTCACCCTGGGCGGCCACCACGGCATGCTGCTGACCAGCAAGCATGAGAACAGCGTGGCCTATGACACCAACTTAAGCTATATCCGCTCCACCGACGCGCCCTGCACCGTGGTGATCATTGTGGACGCCGTGTCCCGGAAGTACTTCACCAGCGAGACCAGCTGGCTGTGGGATATCAACTTCGACCTGCTCAACTGCGGCCATGTGGAGCGGGTGGTGCTTGCCGGCCGGTACGTCAACGACCTGGCGGAGCGTTTCCTCTACACGGAGGTGCCCCAGGATAAGATTCAGCTGTACCCGGACATCCATGCTGCCAGCGACTGCCTGAAGGCCTCCGGAAGCGAGGACGTATACGTGGTGACCTGCTTCTCCGACCGGGAGAAGATTCTCTCCACCGTGGAAAAGGAGGCCGAATAA
- a CDS encoding cyclase family protein, with amino-acid sequence MILDLTHLIAGGMPVYPGTDSPDLSPAATLKENGCRETMLRMTSHTGTHMDAPAHMLPGGATLDALPVSRFCGRALVIDCTLLRGPQVTREVLRPYEREIERADFLLLRTGFEALWGTPEYYGDFAVPDREAMAYLTGRDLKGIGTDAISIDLLPETDFSNHMLLFGAGMVSIENLRLAAAPEGVLIPFCALPLHFHDSDGAPVRAIARLD; translated from the coding sequence ATGATCCTTGATCTGACACATTTGATTGCAGGCGGCATGCCGGTCTATCCCGGCACCGATTCCCCGGACCTCTCCCCCGCCGCCACCCTAAAGGAGAACGGCTGCCGTGAGACGATGCTCCGCATGACCTCCCACACCGGCACCCATATGGACGCGCCGGCCCACATGCTCCCCGGCGGGGCCACATTGGACGCCCTGCCTGTCTCCCGGTTCTGCGGCCGGGCGCTGGTGATTGACTGCACCCTTCTCCGGGGTCCCCAGGTGACCCGGGAGGTGCTGCGCCCCTATGAGCGGGAGATTGAGCGGGCGGACTTCCTGCTGCTGCGCACGGGCTTTGAGGCCCTGTGGGGCACGCCAGAGTACTACGGCGACTTTGCCGTTCCGGACCGGGAAGCCATGGCCTATCTCACCGGCCGCGATTTGAAGGGCATCGGCACCGACGCCATCTCCATCGACTTGCTGCCGGAGACGGACTTTTCCAACCACATGCTGCTCTTCGGCGCTGGGATGGTGAGCATCGAAAATCTGCGGCTTGCCGCGGCGCCGGAGGGCGTGCTGATCCCCTTTTGCGCCCTGCCGCTGCATTTTCACGACTCGGACGGCGCGCCGGTGCGGGCCATTGCCCGGTTGGATTAA
- a CDS encoding type 1 glutamine amidotransferase — translation MKLVHLYPDLCSLYGDWANVAVVQRHLTDLGLEVQVERCASCRQSDFSGADFVFMGASTEKSQKAVLEDFRCCGDALRRAAEDGVPMLFTGCSFELLGEDVTDASGSVHSCLGLSPFHSVEGTKRIVGDVYGATGLYDAPVVGFMNKCSRITGVETPLLTGLSLGFGNSDDLGPEGLLLRHVAGTHLTGPVLVKNPRLLRWFLETICQRAGAELPDEWPIYPYEEQGYDITVRELRKRFEK, via the coding sequence ATGAAATTAGTGCATCTGTACCCGGACCTGTGCAGCCTGTACGGCGACTGGGCCAATGTGGCGGTGGTGCAGCGCCATCTCACGGATCTGGGCCTGGAGGTCCAGGTGGAGCGCTGTGCTTCCTGCCGGCAGTCGGACTTTTCCGGAGCGGACTTCGTCTTCATGGGCGCCTCCACAGAGAAGAGCCAGAAGGCCGTGCTGGAGGACTTCCGGTGCTGCGGCGACGCTCTGCGGCGGGCCGCGGAAGACGGCGTGCCCATGCTTTTCACCGGCTGCTCCTTTGAGCTGCTGGGAGAGGACGTCACCGACGCCTCCGGCAGCGTCCACTCCTGTTTGGGGCTGAGCCCGTTCCACTCGGTGGAGGGCACAAAGCGAATCGTGGGCGATGTGTACGGCGCCACCGGGCTTTACGACGCGCCGGTGGTGGGCTTTATGAACAAGTGCAGCCGCATCACCGGTGTGGAGACGCCGCTGCTGACCGGCCTTTCTCTGGGCTTTGGCAACAGCGACGACCTGGGGCCGGAGGGCCTGCTGCTCCGTCATGTGGCTGGCACCCACCTCACCGGCCCGGTGCTGGTGAAAAATCCCCGCCTGCTGCGCTGGTTTTTGGAGACCATCTGCCAGCGGGCCGGGGCCGAGCTCCCCGATGAGTGGCCGATCTACCCCTACGAAGAACAGGGCTACGACATCACCGTCCGGGAGCTGCGCAAGCGGTTTGAGAAGTGA